In the SAR86 cluster bacterium genome, TCATTAGACTTCACTCTAAAAATAGAAGCTCCACCCATTCCGTCTAATGGCTTAATGACAGTATCTTTATTTTCCAGTACAAAATCGGTTAGAAAATCTTTTCGGCTTGTAACAAGGTGCCTAGTGCAACATTGAGGAAATTCGGAGGCGTAAACCTTCTCATTACAGTCTCTCAAGCTTCTAGGATTATTAAAGATATTAACTCCTTGTCTTTCAGCCATTTCTAAAACGTAAGTGTTGTAAATATATCCTGAATTAAAAGGAGGATCTTGCCTCATTAAAATTGAATCTAGTTCGCTAAGTTCAATTATTATTTCCTCTTCTTTGGTAAACCAGTCAGAGGGATTATTTCTAACCTCTAATTTATTGGAACTTGCATAGGGAATACCCGAATCAATGAATAAAGAATCAGGAGTGATATAAATGATTTCATGACCTTTTCTTTGAGCTTCTATCATCATCGCTAAAGTACTATCTTTTTTAAAATTAATAGTCTCGATGGGATCCATAACAACACCTAGCTTCATCTTTAGTCTGACTCCTGAATTAAAATTCTTTTGCAGCATATCTTAAAGCACTTATAACTGATATTGCTGCAGTTTCTGCTCTTAAAATACGTGATCCTATAGTAACAGGAATAAAACCTACCTCTTTCAAACCCCCAATCTCCTTCTGAGTGAAATCACCCTCAGGACCAATAGCGATTGAAATAGAATCTTTTATTTCTATTTCTGACAACATTATTTCTGCATCTGGATAGAGAACTATCTTAATATCTGAGTTGATTCCCAAAGACCAATCCTCGATCTTAAGAGGCTTAGTTATTTCGGGAATCCAATTCTCGCCACATTGCGCGCATGCTCCTCTAGCTATTTGATTCCATTTTTCTATTCTTTTTTCTAAATTAACATTTGTTCTATTTACTGTGACTCTTTCAGTCAACAAGGGCGAAAAGCTCCCAACACCTAATTCTGTAGCTTTTTGGACTGTTAAGTTAAAAGGATCATTCTTTATCAGAGACTGACCTAAATTAATTTGAATTCCATGTCTATTAGATAGTGGATAATTTTCTATGATTAAAATCTTAAGAATTTTCTTTTCAATATCTAGAATCTCAGCTAAAGCCGAGCTCCCCTTCCCATCGAAAACTGTAAACCTATCCCCAGCTCTTTTCCTAAGAACATTAAGTTCATGATGAAAATCTTTTTTATATAGTGATATAACTTCCCCTTCAATATAGGGAAGATCTAGAAATGTTCTTGTATATTCGTTATTACTCATTGAAGGGTATATTAAATCATCAAATCTATTTTTAAGGCATCGTAAAAAAAGTGTTCAATATTTCACTAAACTCCTTGAAAGAAAAAATATGTTGGGTATTATTCTTAATCCCTTCAGTAAATAAAGATGACGAAAATTTAGTAAAGTGACAAAGAACAAGAAAAAGAAATTCAACGGTGAAGGCAAGCAGTTAAGTCATCAAGTTTCCAAAAGTATGCACAAGTATTTCGAGCAGTTAGACGGCGAAAATCCTACTGATATTTACAATATGGTTTTAAAAGAAGTTGAACTTCCTCTGCTAGAGATAGTAATGAAGCAGTGTGGTGATAATCAATCAAAGGCCAGTAAGATATTAGGCATAAATAGAGGTACCCTTAGAACTAAACTAAAGGAACATAATCTACTCTAAACTATAGATGGCTCAAACTGCCAACCCAAAGATTAAAAGAGCTTTAGTAAGTGTGTCTGATAAAGAAGGCATCGTAGATTTTTGTTCATCTTTATCTAATGATTTTGGGATAGAAATTATTTCTACAGGAGGTACTCTAAAAACCCTATTAGATGCCGGAATCAAAGCAATAGATATTTCTAAACATACTGGATTTCCTGAAATGATGGATGGGAGAGTTAAAACCCTTCATCCCAAAGTGCACGGAGGAATACTTGCCAGAAGAGATATCGATCAGCAAGTCATGTTAGAAAATGAGATAAAAGCAATCGACTTAGTAATTGTAAATCTTTATCCATTTATTGAAACCATCGCAAAAGAAAATACTACTCTAGAGACTGCAATTGAAAATATTGATATCGGTGGACCTAGTATGGTTAGGTCAGCCGCAAAAAATAATTTATATGTGGGCGTGGTAGTGGAGCCAAATGATTATGAAAGGATACTTCAAGAGATTAAAGATAATGAGGGGTCACTTACTTTAGATACTAGAAGAAATTTAGCGGCTAAAGCATTTAGCCATACAGCAAATTATGATTCAGCTATCTCGGATTACCTCAACCACAAACAAAAAACGAAACCGGGGCATTTGTTTGGCAGATATCAACTTAAACAAGAACTAAGATATGGTGAGAATCCGCATCAATCTGCAGCCTTCTACGTCAATACAAGTCAGTCCAAGGGAAATAACGTCTCATCTGCCAAACAGATACAAGGCAAAGAACTTTCCTACAATAATATTGCGGATACAGATGCTGCCTACGAATGTGTGAAAGTTTTTTCTGAACCGGCTTGCGTTATAGTAAAACATGCCAATCCTTGTGGAATAGCACTTGGGTCTAATATTAAAGAAGCATATGAAAAAGCTTTTGCTTCAGATGAAACATCAGCGTTTGGCGGAATAATAGCTTTTAATCGCTCTCTTGATCAATCTACCACTAAAAAAATTATTGAAAATCAGTTTGTGGAGGTAATTATTGCTCCAGGAGTAGATCATCAGGCACGTGAAATCCTATCTAAAAAAGAAAATGTCAGACTTTTAGATACAGAGGAATTGGGTGAACCTACAAAAGAACCAAAAATATTGAGTGTTAATGGTGGATTATTAATCCAAGATAATGACTCAGCGGTTATCACGAGTGCAGATCTAGAATTAGTATCTAGCCGTAAACCAAGTAAAGACGAAATAGACAACTGTCTTTTCGCTTGGAAAGTATGTAAGTTTGTTAAATCAAATGCCATTGTGTATACAAAAGATTATCAAACAATTGGCATAGGTGCCGGACAAATGAGTAGGATTGATAGTGCAGAGATAGCAGCCTCTAAGGCGGAAGAAAGAGGTTTTGAAACACAAGGATGCTCTATGGCGTCTGATGCTTTCTTTCCTTTCAGAGATGGAATTGATGCCGCAGCTAAAATAGGGATCACATCTGTCATCCAGCCAGGAGGTTCGATGCGCGATCAAGAAGTAATTGATGCTGCTAATGAAGCGGGTATGGCCATGCTATTCACCGGCGTGAGACACTTTAGACATTGATAAATGAAGGTCTTGATAGTTGGGTCAGGTGGAAGAGAACACGCTCTATCGTGGAAAATATCTAAAAGCCCCTTGGTTAAAAAAATTTTTGTTGCTCCTGGAAATGGGGGAACAGAATTGGAAAATTCTATTATCAATATTGATATACAAGCTGATGATATTGAAGAATTGGTACAGTTTGCCATCAATAAACAAATCGACTTGACTGTCATTGGACCCGAAAATCCTTTGGTCAATGGAATAACTGATAAATTCGAAGAATCAGGATTAAGGTGTTTTGGGCCATCAAAAGGAGCCGCACAACTTGAAGGGTCAAAGGAGTTCATGAAGGATTTCCTTAGAAAATATAATATCCCTACGGCAGAATATTCCTCGTTCACCGACTCCATTAAAGCAATCGACTATGTAAGAGAAAAAGGATGCCCTATTGTAATAAAAGCTGATGGTCTAGCTGCTGGAAAAGGTGTAACAATTGCAAATAATATTGATGAGGCCAAAGAAGCAATAGATCTGGCGCTAGAATCTGAAATTTTTGGAGAAGCCGGAAGAAAAATTGTAATAGAGGAGTTCCTAAACGGAGAAGAAGCGAGTTTTATCGTAATGACCGATGGGATTAATGCTATTCCGTTTCCTTCTTCACAAGATCACAAAGCAAGAGATGAAAAGGATAGAGGACCAAATACCGGTGGTATGGGTGCATATTCTCCAGCACCAGTAGTTGATAGCATTGTCCATGAGAAAATCATGCAAGATGTAATTTATCCTACGCTAAATGGTTTGCGAGAAGAGGGATATAAGTATGTTGGTTTTTTATATGCCGGGATGATGATAGATCAAGATAAAAATCTAAAAGTACTCGAATTTAATTGCCGTTTTGGTGATCCTGAGACGCAACCCATAATGATGAGACTCAAATCGGATCTAGCTGACCTTTGTTTTAAAGCATGTGAAAGTGATCTTAGTAATGAAACGCTTGAGTGGGATGAAAAAAAATCTCTAGGAGTGGTGATTGCTGCAGAGGGATATCCTTCAAAGTATGAAATAAATAAAAAGATTAAAAACATCCCTTCAGAAAAAAATGATCTTAAGGTTTTCCATGCCGGTACTAGATTCCAAGAAGATAGCTTAACTTCAAATGGAGGAAGGGT is a window encoding:
- the gshB gene encoding glutathione synthase; translated protein: MLQKNFNSGVRLKMKLGVVMDPIETINFKKDSTLAMMIEAQRKGHEIIYITPDSLFIDSGIPYASSNKLEVRNNPSDWFTKEEEIIIELSELDSILMRQDPPFNSGYIYNTYVLEMAERQGVNIFNNPRSLRDCNEKVYASEFPQCCTRHLVTSRKDFLTDFVLENKDTVIKPLDGMGGASIFRVKSNDPNLNVILETITDQFTEKVMIQEFIPEISEGDKRILIVNGKPMNASIARVPAEGELRGNLAAGASAVAKSLSERDLWICEELGPSLVKKGLLLVGLDIIGDYLTEINVTSPTCFKEYKELCDIDVAEIFIESVEEFSK
- a CDS encoding 16S rRNA (uracil(1498)-N(3))-methyltransferase, translating into MSNNEYTRTFLDLPYIEGEVISLYKKDFHHELNVLRKRAGDRFTVFDGKGSSALAEILDIEKKILKILIIENYPLSNRHGIQINLGQSLIKNDPFNLTVQKATELGVGSFSPLLTERVTVNRTNVNLEKRIEKWNQIARGACAQCGENWIPEITKPLKIEDWSLGINSDIKIVLYPDAEIMLSEIEIKDSISIAIGPEGDFTQKEIGGLKEVGFIPVTIGSRILRAETAAISVISALRYAAKEF
- the fis gene encoding DNA-binding transcriptional regulator Fis yields the protein MTKNKKKKFNGEGKQLSHQVSKSMHKYFEQLDGENPTDIYNMVLKEVELPLLEIVMKQCGDNQSKASKILGINRGTLRTKLKEHNLL
- the purH gene encoding bifunctional phosphoribosylaminoimidazolecarboxamide formyltransferase/IMP cyclohydrolase, whose protein sequence is MAQTANPKIKRALVSVSDKEGIVDFCSSLSNDFGIEIISTGGTLKTLLDAGIKAIDISKHTGFPEMMDGRVKTLHPKVHGGILARRDIDQQVMLENEIKAIDLVIVNLYPFIETIAKENTTLETAIENIDIGGPSMVRSAAKNNLYVGVVVEPNDYERILQEIKDNEGSLTLDTRRNLAAKAFSHTANYDSAISDYLNHKQKTKPGHLFGRYQLKQELRYGENPHQSAAFYVNTSQSKGNNVSSAKQIQGKELSYNNIADTDAAYECVKVFSEPACVIVKHANPCGIALGSNIKEAYEKAFASDETSAFGGIIAFNRSLDQSTTKKIIENQFVEVIIAPGVDHQAREILSKKENVRLLDTEELGEPTKEPKILSVNGGLLIQDNDSAVITSADLELVSSRKPSKDEIDNCLFAWKVCKFVKSNAIVYTKDYQTIGIGAGQMSRIDSAEIAASKAEERGFETQGCSMASDAFFPFRDGIDAAAKIGITSVIQPGGSMRDQEVIDAANEAGMAMLFTGVRHFRH
- the purD gene encoding phosphoribosylamine--glycine ligase; translated protein: MKVLIVGSGGREHALSWKISKSPLVKKIFVAPGNGGTELENSIINIDIQADDIEELVQFAINKQIDLTVIGPENPLVNGITDKFEESGLRCFGPSKGAAQLEGSKEFMKDFLRKYNIPTAEYSSFTDSIKAIDYVREKGCPIVIKADGLAAGKGVTIANNIDEAKEAIDLALESEIFGEAGRKIVIEEFLNGEEASFIVMTDGINAIPFPSSQDHKARDEKDRGPNTGGMGAYSPAPVVDSIVHEKIMQDVIYPTLNGLREEGYKYVGFLYAGMMIDQDKNLKVLEFNCRFGDPETQPIMMRLKSDLADLCFKACESDLSNETLEWDEKKSLGVVIAAEGYPSKYEINKKIKNIPSEKNDLKVFHAGTRFQEDSLTSNGGRVMCVTALGSSIQSAQKKVYNAISEIAYEDAFYRKDIGYRAIDREKEK